The Bicyclus anynana chromosome 4, ilBicAnyn1.1, whole genome shotgun sequence genome window below encodes:
- the LOC112043290 gene encoding GRIP and coiled-coil domain-containing protein 2, translated as MDKHSEKRQDQGPKKSPFDDLSREELVSKCRGLLVIAQKAKQAKTELHIEVDKYKTQLQEYEAEKKNKLDNVQMLQELVDSLTEQKLAFITEIDTVQSKVRALTNKCNNYEEEINKMKADLILKDQNLATASLKLSDLDSEVISLKRQNNRLLEENEQLITQLTELETRTEEFNKIGLQQREQLKVLEEKVHQDESYQVKLEELNKKIKELETCAKKSSHEHKAEFKENEIKELTKLYDAEKSKLDKANIKLRSYKDKILKCANCINQLKNSRFILTKTVKEYSENIPKWQNEIINASKEFDIQMQKLNNENISLREMLDNKEKEFNKISSAQENTDKLTNKMNEVQGANEELQSKVSELKQKLDDAYLYVDKLKNEITVLKSKEIDINKLNDLIPENISLKEQLNHSVSQLSTLNAKLNELETTVHNLLEKNADLDKQLNFKRDTDDVKEKMFYQIKALESEKSTLVKEKLNAKEAIIELENQNKILNDQFNKLKLEKLTLKEQFESMSLENTKIKNDYKLDKDHCIKDLKMETNTLKEQYDNIKKEYDNLMDLNGLLQEEVETLKLSLEQPKDDSEHFTDLNVSLQADIVKLETKLSAYKQENASLLLEVKESRNKVKEFDNLASEYEDAKSKLVSYKTENAELLNEMKEINQVLKERGESISKLQKAVSEMERLIETLEKDRDDVKLEKDNLIEKVATLENDLKNAKQNNSKHSQTMENIVLERDNVLKSLQEKELIICGLKEDLDRMKQQTCTSTDLPNEDMSTSTISRAEENARMKDLDETFEEKYTKLRMFALKLKKKLNETTALLQMSEQEKSKLKKMLVDNTSEDKQNLLINQDVVDGPKNVECKVQSSDYTLDLENKLKKITADLEVATVKIQSLETDILMKKQQLAAEIEAHKITKEQLEKAMRDVKKKNVLSLEMEDYERSMKDLTTKMEDNKKKIVQMESTIDAQEGTITAMKTQIKLLEEQIKTEETQNRHLKEELQQVIEDSKEKDNIINSKKDIITKLMQELEDEKRKNEEAEVEMTAVLSEKEKIIMSFGDERTELNSRMKKLEFKYADLNEKLHITNIELADLKTEYTSYKVRAQAVLRQNQTIDHSQEEQLKEETAALKAQVDTLTQNLSTMQEQNAELIAEVEAGRKRLSDASAESARAHQRTARLQTDLTRLSQQLESERSQHKLQVSTLTQCYKSQISELEAKLQKDTDNMKKQIALLQENAKAGNSNIESSREKYMLPVIPREDGSDGEMDINVTLIPREEGEGSESAPSPPLAKSLLTSGGRRSPVPLERLLEEGVPDNDTFDTSSLGLTPEQEIADLRRKIQAQQQRVKHVTVLLAESEREGARLAQLSELLKAELRRVRASATNAHNTEYMKNVTLKFLTLPPGDERSRLVPVLQKILTLSSDETHKIQALAKGQDPNPKGWGSYLPWPGGK; from the exons ATGGACAAACATTCAGAGAAG AGGCAAGACCAAGGTCCTAAGAAAAGCCCATTTGATGACCTAAGCAGAGAGGAACTTGTATCAAAATGTAGAGGCCTTCTTGTCATCGCCCAGAAGGCTAAACAGGCTAAAACAg AACTACACATTGAGgttgataaatataaaacacagCTACAAGAATATGAAGctgaaaaaaagaataaattggACAATGTTCAAATGTTACAAGAACTTGTTGATTCTTTGACAGAACAAAAACTGGCTTTTATAACTGAAATTGACACAGTGCAAAGTAAAGTCAGAGCTCTTACTAACAAGTGCAATAACTATGaagaagaaattaataaaatgaaggctgatttgattttgaaagaTCAAAACCTTGCAACTGCATCATTAAAGTTATCAGACCTTGATAGCGAAGTAATATCCCTTAAGAGGCAAAACAACAGACTTCTGGAGGAAAATGAACAACTTATAACACAACTGACAGAGCTTGAAACTAGAACTGAAGAATTCAATAAAATTGGTTTACAACAAAGAGAACAATTAAAAGTTCTGGAAGAAAAAGTTCATCAAG ATGAATCTTATCAAGTAAAATTAGAAGAgctcaacaaaaaaattaaagaattagaAACGTGCGCAAAAAAATCTAGCCATGAACACAAAGCTGaatttaaagaaaatgaaataaaggAGCTTACAAAGCTGTATGATGCTGAAAAATCCAAGTTAGACAAAGCTAACATTAAATTAAGAAGCTACAAAGATAAAATACTTAAGTGTGCAAATTGTATAAACCAATTGAAGAATTCAAGGTTCATTTTGACAAAAACTGTAAAAGAGTATTCAGAAAATATTCCTAAGTggcaaaatgaaattattaatgcaTCTAAAGAATTTGATATACAGATGCAAAAGTTGAacaatgaaaatatttctttaagagaaatgttggataataaagaaaaagaatttaataaaatttcttcAGCACAAGAGAACACTGATAAATTAACCAACAAAATGAATGAAGTTCAAGGTGCAAATGAAGAATTGCAGTCCAAAGTGTCTGAACTAAAACAAAAGCTTGATGATGCTTATTTATATgttgataaactaaaaaatgaaataacagttttaaaatcTAAAGAAATAGATATAAACAAACTGAATGACCTAATTCCAGAAAATATTTCACTAAAGGAACAATTGAACCATTCTGTATCACAATTATCTACACTTAATGCAAAGTTAAATGAACTGGAAACAACAGTACACAATTTACTAGAAAAAAATGCAGATCTCGATaagcaattaaattttaaacgcGATACTGATGATGTAAAAGAAAAGATGTTTTACCAAATTAAAGCGTTAGAATCAGAAAAGTCTACCttggtaaaagaaaaattaaatgctaAAGAGGCTATAATAGAAttagaaaatcaaaataaaattttaaatgatcaATTCAATAAACTCAAATTAGAAAAGCTAACCTTAAAGGAACAATTTGAATCCATGTCTctggaaaatacaaaaatcaaaaatgattataaattaGACAAAGACCATTgcataaaagatttaaaaatggAAACAAATACCTTGAAAGAACAATATGATAACATTAAAAAGGAATATGACAACTTAATGGATTTAAATGGCTTACTACAAGAAGAAGTAGAAACCCTCAAACTATCTTTAGAGCAACCAAAGGATGACTCTGAACATTTCACAGATTTAAATGTATCTTTGCAGGCAGATATTGTGAAATTAGAAACGAAATTGTCTGCATATAAACAAGAAAATGCTTCACTTTTATTAGAAGTTAAAGAATCTCGTAATAAAGTAAAAGAATTTGATAATCTTGCTTCTGAATACGAAGATGCAAAATCAAAACTGGTAAgttataaaactgaaaatgcAGAGTTGCTTAATGAAATGAAAGAGATTAATCAAGTTTTAAAAGAACGAGGTGAATCTATATCTAAGCTTCAAAAGGCTGTGTCTGAAATGGAAAGGCTTATTGAAACTTtagagaaagatagagacgaTGTTAAATTAGAAAAAGATAATCTTATTGAAAAAGTGGCGACTTTAGAAAATGATCTCAAGAATGCTAAACAAAATAACTCTAAACATAGTCAAACCATGGAAAACATAGTCTTAGAAAGAGATAATGTGCTAAAATCTCTACAGGAGAAGGAATTGATAATTTGTGGACTAAAAGAGGATTTGGATAGAATGAAACAACAAACTTGCACTT ccACTGACCTGCCTAATGAAGACATGTCCACTTCAACAATTTCTAGAGCAGAAGAAAATGCACGAATGAAGGATTTAGATGAAACCTTTGAAGAAAA ATATACTAAATTGagaatgtttgctttgaaacttaaaaaaaagttaaatgaaaCAACAGCTCTATTGCAAATGTCAGAAcaggaaaaatcaaaactaaaaaagATGTTGGTTGATAATACCTCTGAAGATAAACAAAACCTTTTGATAAATCAAGATGTGGTAGACGGCcctaaaaatgttgaatgtaaaGTACAGAGTTCTGATTATACCTTAGACTtggagaataaattaaaaaaaataactgcagATCTTGAAGTGGCTACTGTAAAAATACAGTCTTTAGAAACTGATATACTGATGAAGAAGCAACAGTTAGCTGCTGAAATAGAGGCacataaaattacaaaagaacAATTAGAAAAAGCAATGAGAGATGTTAAGAAAAAGAATGTTTTAAGTTTAGAAATGGAAGATTACGAAAGGTCGATGAAAGACCTTACAACTAAAATGGAAGATAACAAGAAAAAGATCGTACAG ATGGAATCAACTATTGATGCACAAGAAGGGACAATAACAGCTATGAAAACTCAAATAAAACTACTAGAAGAACAAATAAAAACCGAAGAAACTCAAAACAGACATCTTAAAGAAGAATTACAGCAAGTAATAGAGGATAGTAAAgaaaaagataatataataaattcaaaaaaagatATCATTACAAAACTAATGCAAGAACTTGAAGATGAAAAGAGGAAAAATGAAGAAGCTGAAGTAGAAATGACAGCAGTTCTCAGTGAAaaggaaaaaattataatgagtTTTGGTGATGAGAGAACAGAATTGAATAGTAGGATGAAGAAATTAGAGTTCAAATATGCTGACTTAAATGAAAAGTTACATATAACTAATATTGAATTAGCAGACTTAAAAACAGAGTACACTAGTTATAAA gtaAGGGCTCAAGCAGTATTACGTCAAAATCAGACAATCGACCACAGTCAAGAGGAACAGTTAAAAGAGGAGACTGCTGCTCTTAAGGCTCAAGTTGATACATTGACTCAAAACCTTTCAACAATgca AGAGCAAAATGCAGAGTTAATTGCAGAAGTAGAAGCTGGGAGAAAACGACTATCTGACGCCAGCGCAGAATCTGCGCGAGCTCACCAGAGGACCGCGCGCTTACAGACCGACTTAACGCGACTGTCGCAGCAACTGGAGTCTGAAAGATCTCAACATAAACTACAG GTATCTACATTAACACAATGCTACAAATCGCAAATAAGCGAGCTGGAAGCCAAATTGCAAAAGGATACGGATAATATGAAAAAGCAGATTGCACTATTACAAGAGAATGCAAAGGCTGGCAACTCTAACATTGAGTCCAGCCGTGAAAAATACATGCTTCCAGTCATACCGAGAGAGGATGGAAGCGATGGAGAAATGGATATCAACGTGACTCTCATACCCAGGGAGGAGGGAGag ggttccgaatcGGCTCCTTCGCCACCGTTAGCGAAATCCTTATTAACAAGTGGCGGTAGAAGATCCCCCGTGCCGCTGGAGAGACTTCTAGAAGAAGGGGTTCCAGATAACGACACATTTGACACGTCGTCACTCGGTCTCACTCCCGAACAAGAGATTGCAGACTTGAGAAGAAAAATTCAAGCTCAACAACAGAG AGTGAAGCACGTGACAGTGCTGCTGGCGGAGTCGGAGCGTGAGGGCGCGCGGCTGGCGCAGCTGAGTGAGCTGCTGAAGGCGGAGCTTCGCCGCGTGCGTGCCTCCGCCACCAATGCGCACAACACCGAGTACATGAAGAACGTCACGCTCAAG TTCCTGACGTTGCCGCCCGGAGACGAGCGCAGTCGACTGGTGCCGGTGTTGCAGAAAATTCTGACACTGTCATCTGACGAAACACACAAAATACAGGCCCTCGCTAAAG GGCAAGATCCGAATCCCAAAGGTTGGGGAAGCTACCTCCCGTGGCCAGGCGGAAAGTAA